A section of the Canis lupus baileyi chromosome 5, mCanLup2.hap1, whole genome shotgun sequence genome encodes:
- the HNRNPA1L3 gene encoding LOW QUALITY PROTEIN: heterogeneous nuclear ribonucleoprotein A1-like 3 (The sequence of the model RefSeq protein was modified relative to this genomic sequence to represent the inferred CDS: inserted 1 base in 1 codon; substituted 3 bases at 3 genomic stop codons) — protein sequence MNLSAPGRPRVSIVKVSPPTAVTSKSESPKEPEQLRKLFIGGLSLXTTDESLRCHFAQWGRLMDCVVMRDPNTKRSRGFGFLMXATXEEVGATMNTRPHKVDGRVVQPKRAVSREDSQRPGAHFTVKKIFVGGIKENTEERQLRDYFEQYGKMEVIEIMTDPGSGKKRGFASVTFDDHDSVDKIVIQKYHTVNDHNCQVRKALSKQEMANAWSSQRGRSGSGNFSGGRGGGFGGNDTFGRGGNFSGQGGFRGSRGGDGYGGSGDGXNGFGNDGSNFGGGGSYNDFGNYNNQSSNFGPMKGGNFGGRSSGPYGGGGQYFAKPRNQGGHGGSSSSSNYGSGRRF from the exons ATGAACCTTTCAGCCCCTGGACGCCCTCGAGTAAGCATCgttaaagtctcccctcccaccgcTGTCAcgtctaagtcagagtctcccaagGAGCCTGAGCAGCTGCGGAAGCTCTTCATTGGAGGTTTGAGCTTGTAAACAACCGATGAGAGTCTGCGGTGCCATTTTGCGCAATGGGGAAGGCTTATggactgtgtggtaatgagagaccccaacaccaagcgctccagaggctttgggttccTCATGTAGGCca tggaggaggtgggtgCAACCATGAACACAAGGCCAcacaaggtggatggaagagttgtgcaaccaaagagggctgtctcccgagaagattctcaaagacctggtgcccacttcactgtgaaaaagatttttgttggtggcattaaagaaAACACTGAAGAACGTCagctaagagattattttgaacagtatgggaaaatggaagtgattgagatcatgactgacccaggcagtggcaaaaagagaggttttgcttctgtgacatttgatgaccatgactctgtagacaagattgtcattcaaaaataccatactGTGAATGACCACAACTGTcaagtaaggaaagccctatcgaagcaagagatggctaaTGCTTGGTCCAGCCAAAGAGgccgaagtggttctggaaactttagtggtggtcgtggaggtggttttggtgggaatgacaccTTTGGTCGTGGAGGGAATTTCAGTGGTCAAGGTGGCTTCAGAGGCAGTCGAGGTGGTGATGGAtacggtggcagtggggatggctagaacggatttggtaatgatggaagcaactttggaggtggcggaagctataacgattttggcaattacaacaatcaatcctcaaattttggacccatgaaaggaggaaattttggaggcagaagctctggcccctatggtggtggaggccagtactttgccaaaccacgaaaCCAAGGTGGCCATggtggttccagcagcagcagcaactatggcagtggcagaaggttttaa